Part of the Gordonia crocea genome is shown below.
CGCCGAGGGTGGCGTCGACGACGACCGCACCTTCCCCGGTGGCGCTGTGCCGAGTCACCGCAGGGGCGAGCAGATCGAGGATCCGCTGTGCCATCACCGGGATGTGGCCGTGCTCACCGCCGCTCATCGCGCGTCCTTCTCGTGTCGCCGGGCCGTGGGGATGGATGAACCGGGGTCCCCGCCCGATCGCGAACCTGGCGCTGGGGAAGTGCGTCAGGGCCGGATCGGGCGTAGGCCTCGTCTCACCCATGGAGGTGGTCTCGGGGCTCATGGAGTTGTCAGAGGAGGGTCTCGAAGGCTTCCGAGCCGGCCGCCGAGAAGTCCTCCTCGTGGTCGGCCTGGTAGGCCTCCCACGTCTGGGCGTCCCAGATCTCGAGGTGGTCGAAGCTGCCGATGACCACGCACTCCTTCGTCAGACCGGCGTACTTGCGGTGATCCGGCGAGAGGCTGATCCGCCCCTGCCCGTCCGGCCGCTGTTCGTCCGCGCTGGCGAAGAAGTACCGCTGGAAGGCGCGCGCCTGCGGGTTGTTGCGCGATGCCGCCCTGGTCCTCTCTGCGATCACGTCGAAGTCCTCGAGGCGGTAGACGGCGAGGCTGTTGTCCTGGTTGCGAGTGACCATCACCCCTCCTGCCAATGCGTCTCGAAACTTCGCGGGCAGTGTGAGCCGCCCCTTGTCGTCCAACTTGGGCGTGTAAGTGCCGACGAGCCGCTGACTCGACATCTGACACCTCCCGCCCGCTGCTGGGTTTCGACGTCCGGTTCGCCTCACCCAGTGACCACACTCTACCCCACTTTCCACCACTTTCCACCCCAATCGCGCCACCGCTGCCCCACTGGCTAGCAAAAATGCAGTTCAAAGCGGTAAGTAGTATTGCGAGCCAGGGGCGGACACGCCGTGTCGCAGCTGATTCAGGCGGTTACCAGTGGGACTAGAGCGTTCTAAAGTGCCTGGTGATATGTAGCTACAGCACCCGGTGGTGGAATGTGGGGAATCGTCGGGTGACCCGGTGGGGCACCGTGGGGAAAGCCCACCCCCACGGCGGCCCGGGTTCCACAGACGACAAAAACCCGGGGCCGCGCATCGTGATGATGCGCGGCCCCGGGTGAGGTCTGCGGGCCGGTAGACCGGCCCTGGTCGCTACTCCTCGGTGAAGCGGCGGTTGAAGCGGTCTTCCATCCGCTCGGAGAAACTGCGCGCCGGCGCCGCCGGCCGAGTGGGCCCGGCACCGCCGTCGACCGACTTGAGTGACGGCTTGCCGCCGCGGAGCGCCAGCAATCCCGCGGCAAACATGACGAGGAAGCCGATGAGGCTCAGGATCGGGAACCCGCCGACGTGAACGCCCGCAACGATTCCGCCGACAAGAAGCGCGAGCCCGACGAGGAAGATCGCGACGGCCTGCAACCGCCGACGACTCGGCGCACGTCCACCGCGGTGCACGGTCGAGGCGAACTTGGGGTCGTCCGCATACAGCGCATTCTCAATCTGGTCGAGCATGCGCTGCTCGTGTTCGGATAGTGGCACCGCCCTGCCTCCTCAATCGTGCTGGTCACCTCCATGATACGAGGTGAAGCGCAGAACGACCACAATTCGCCGCCCGTTGCGCCCATTCGCGGGGACCAACCACGCCGATTCAGGCCGAACGTTGCTGGGACGGCGCGGCCAAGGGCGTCCGCCCCTGCTCATAATCGGCCAGCACCGCCTCGCCGATTGCCAGGAAAGCCGTGAGGCGCACGCGCATCCGCGCCACCACCGCCTGGTCGACATCGGTGACGAGCCCGGTCTCGATGCGGTGCCGGACCCCCGAGTGGGCGGCGAAGAACTCCGCCGCGGCGGCCAGGCCGCCGTCATCGGCCGTCGCGCGCGCTTGCGCGCCCAACCGAACCCAGGCGCTGCGCTGACCCCTCGGGGCCCGGCGGCGCGACTCCAGCACGGTGAGGATGGAACCGGCCGCGCGCAGCGACGCGAGGTAATACAGCCGCAACCGCTCGGCGTTGCCGGCCACGACATCCCCCTCGTCGGCGATCCGCACGGCCTGGTCGAGCAGGCGATGGGCATCGAGCACCACCCGGTGGTCGACCGCCGCGTTCGTCGTCGCCATCTCCCCTGCCACCTCCTTGCTCGCCCGTCTTCCGTCGGCGTCTTCCGCCGGCGTCTTCCGTCGGCGTCATCCGCTGTCACCCGGAACGTATCGGCTCGGTCGGACATTCCGGACCGCGGCGGATGCCCGGCCGGCGCCTCGGCTTCCCTCCGCGGCGCCGGCCGAACCCCGACGGCCGGTGGCGCCGGACCGGCCGAGTATCGAAACTATGTTCGATGTCATCGATGCTAGCGTGATCGTGCGGCGGGCTCAACCGCTGCTGCGACACAGGGAGAGATCAAGATGCCCAACGAGCCGGTCAGCGCACCGGTGGACGTGCGCGTGGTGCGGCTCTACGGCGGGGACTCCCACCGCTGGCTCGACCCGGCGCTCAATGTCTACGTCACGGCAATGGGCTATCCGCGCGGTATCGAGGCCCAGCGGCGCGCCCTGTGGCGCGACCACATCGCCCGGCCCGGGTGGAGCGCTTTCGGCGCGGTCGCCAGCCTGGACACCGATCGCACGGGCGGCACGTGGCTGCGCCGATCGACGACCGCCCACTCCCTGCACCAGCGCCGCCTCGACCCGGTCGCCGCCCGGGGCGAGACCCGCGCCGAAGTCCTCGTCGGCATCGCCTACGGCTATCGCGGCGCCCCCGATCAGTGGTGGAACCAGCAGCTCCGCACCGGCCTGCGCCAGGCGGGGTGCCCCGCCGACGAGGCCGCGCGCGTCCTGGCCGACTACTTCGAGCTCACCGAACTGCACGTGCACCCCGACGCCCAGGGTGGCGGCGTCGGCCAAGCACTGTTGAGCGCCCTGCTCGCCGACCGGACCGAGGCGCGGGTCCTGCTGTCCACGCCCGAGGTGGTCGGTGAGGCCAATCGAGCCTGGTCGCTGTACCGCCGCTTCGGCTTTTCCGACGTCTTGCGCAATTTCACCTTCGTCGGCGATCCCCGGCCGTTCGCCTTCCTCGGCCGCGAACTGCCGCTGCCGGTGGCCGGGCGCCAAACCCAGGACCCGGTCGGCCAGCGGTGAGCCGGGACTACGACGCGATCATCATCGGGGCCGGGCACAACGGGCTGATCGCCGCGGCCTACCTCGCCCGGGCCGGCCGCTCGGTCTGCGTCCTGGAACGCGACAGCATCCCCGGCGGCGCCGTCTCCACCGTCGAGCGGTTCCCCGGCTATGCGGTGGATCGCGGCTCGTCGGCGCACATCATGATCCGCCACACCCCGATCCTCGACGAGCTGGACCTCCCGCGTTTCGGGTTGCGCTACATCGACTGCGACCCCTGGGCCTTCGCGCCCGCCGAGAACGACGACGACGAGGCCATCGTCTTCCAGCGCGATCTCGCCGCGACGTGCGCCTCGATCGAACGGTCCTGCGGCCGGGCCGATGCCGACGCCTACGGCGCGTTCGTGGCCCGCTGGGCACCGCGGGCGCGCGCGACCATGGCGGCGTTCAACCGCGAGCCGACGCCGTCGCGGTTCGCCACCGTCTTCGCGCGCCCGGGCTGGCGAACGCCCAGCGCACGCCGCTCGGTGGTCGGCCGGCTGTCCTCGATGTCGCAGGACATGCTGGGCTCCGGCGACGCCCTGCTCGACCGGTGGTTCGATTCCGAGCGACTCAAAGCCGCGCTGGCCTGGTTCGGCGCACAATCCGGTCCGCCCACCGACCTGCCGGGCACCGCCCCCATGGTCGGCTTCGCCGCACTGATGCACGACATGCCACCCGGGCGGGCCGTCGGCGGCAGCGGCGCCCTCACCGCCGCCCTCGTCGCCCGCCTGCGCGCCGACGGCGGTGACCTGATCACCGATTCCGCCGCGGTCGCGCTGACGGCCACCGGCCGACAGTGGGAGGTGAGCAGCGCCGACGGGACGGTGCACCGGGCCCGGCACGTGGTGGCCGCCTGCCACATCACCACGACGCTCGGGCTCCTGCAGGCCGGGGGCTACCCGGCCGCCGACCTCGACCGCTGGCGCCGCTCGATCGTCGTCGGCAACGGGATCGGGATCGCCGTCCGGTTGGGCACCACCGCACTCCCGGACTATCGGGGCACGCCCGACGGACTGCCCGCCCACGGCCTGCACAGCGGGCTGGGTCTACTCACCTCGGATCGGGCCCATCTGCGCCGCGCCCACGCGGCCGCGGCCGTCGGTGAGCTCCCCACCCGCCCGGTCGCGCTCCCGATGGGATTCTCCGCACTCGACCCGTCCATCGCGCCGCCCGGGCGTCACCTGCTCAACGTGTGGGCGCAGTGGCACCCGTTCCACCTGTCCGCGGGACGCTCATGGGCCGACGAGGCCCAGCGCGCCGCCGACGCCGTCATCGACGAGATCGACCGATACGCACCGGGATTCGGATCGACGATCGAGCACCGCTACATCCAGACACCCGCCGACCTGGAATCCGAATTGGGCATGCCGGCGGGGAACATCATGCACGTCGAGATGAGCATCGACCAGATGTTCGGCTGGCGCCCGCACCCCGACCTCGCCGGGCGATCGGTACCCGGTGCGCGCGGACTCGTCCTCGCCGGCGCGTCGACCCATCCGGGCGGCGGCGTGACCGGGACGAGCGGCCGACTCGCCGCCCGGGCCATCCTGCGCCGGCGGTAGGGAGTACGCCGCGCGGTGCCCGGGGTCCCCCGACCCGAGCACCGATCTGGCACGATTGACGGCGTGTCGAAGCCCGTGTCCGGTCCACCCCCGTCCCGGTTGCTCGCCGTCATCGGCGCGGCCCTTCTGTTGGTCCCGATGCTGGCGGGCTGCCTTACCCGCTCGGAAACCGTCGGCGACCGGTTCTCCGGCGAGATCATCGTGGCCACCGCCGGCGACAATCCGCGCGGCGTCCCCCGCCTCGACATCCCCCAGTCGATGTCGAGCCAGATCTCCCTCTCCGACTTCACCGGCACCATCTCGCCCGACGGCACCGTGAGCGCGCAGTCGCCGGAATCCTCGCCCACCCCTGAACCGCAACCCCAGCGGGGCCCGACCAAGATGGGCACCCGCGCGGTGTACAGCTCGTTGACCGCCGGCCAGTTCAGCCAGCTCGGCGACATCATCGCGGCGGCGTTCAGCGGGACCAACGCCGCCATGGACCTCACCACCGTCCGCAGCGGCAACGCCGTGCGGATGACCGGGACGGCCGACTTCACCGATCTCGTCGAAGGCCGCGACGTGGTCTACTTCTCCGTCACCTTCAACGGCGAGATCGGCGGGACCAACGGCATCAACGCGCGCGACGACACCGCCGCCTGGGTCATCCCGGCCGGCAAGTCCAGCGATCTCAACGCCGATGCCCGCTACCCCGACCCGGCGTCGGCGGCGGTGCCGAGCTGGTCGATCTTCGTCACCGTGCTCTGCCTGGCCACCGTCGGCTTCGTCGCGTGGTACGCGCGGCGCGAGCGCAAGGCCGACACCACCCCGAGGCCCGGAGCGCCGGCCAGGTGACCGACGCCGACCTGGTCGACCGGGTCCAGCACCGCCTGGCCGGTCTGTTCGACGACGCGCGCGCCGATGCCGATCGAATCGGGGCTCCCGTCCGCGAGGCCACCGACTCCCTCGCCGACTTCGTCCTCCTCGGCGGCAAGCGGGTCCGCCCGTTGTTCGCCGACGCCGGCCGCGCGGTCGCGCACGGTGTTGCCGGCGCCGCGCCGCTGCCCGACGACTCCGACGACGACATCGTCACCCTCGGCGCGGCCCTGGAACTGGTCCAAGCCTGCGCGCTGGTGCACGACGACATCATCGACGCCTCCGACACCCGCCGCGGCAACCCGACGGTCCATCGGGTGTTCGCCGCCCGCCACCGCGCGGGCGACTGGCAGGGCGATCCCGACCGGTTCGGCGAGTCGGTGGCCATCCTGGTCGGCGACCTCGCGCTCGCCTGGGCCGACGACCTGGCCACCGGGCTGCCCGCCCGGATCGCACCGGCCTGGCGGACCATGCGCACCGAGGTCCTGGCCGGCCAATTGCTCGACATCGGCAGCGAGGCGCGCCGCGACGAATCGCTCGACGCCGCCCTGCGGGTGATCGTGTACAAGACCGCCGGCTACACGGTGGCGCGCCCCCTGCAGCTCGGTGCCGTCCTCGGCGGCGCCGACGACCGGCTGGTGGGCGACCTGCGGGCCATCGGCCTGGACCTCGGCCTGGCCTTCCAGCTGCGCGACGACCTGCTCGGCGTGTACGGCGACCCGGCCGTGACCGGCAAGCCGTCGGGCGACGACCTGGTGACCGGCAAGCGCACCGTCCTCGTCGCCGAGGGATTCGACCGGGCCGACGGGCACGGCGCCGCCCGGCTGCGCGGCCTGCTGGGCACCGACCTCACCGACGAGGACCTGGCCGACGCACGGGCGATCTTGACCGACTCCGGCGCCCAACGCGCCGTGGAGTCCCGCATCGATGCCGCACTGGCGTCGGCCCTACACGGAATCGATGCGCTGCCCACCTCCGACGGGGCCCGGGCGCAGTTGGCCGCGCTGGCCCACCGGATCACCCACCGGGCATCCTGACGATGGCCGCATTGCGCCGCGTCCCCGGCCCGACCGAGCACGTCGTCGTCATCGGCGCCGGTCTGGCCGGCCTGTCGGCCGCGCTGTACCTGCGCGGCGCCGGCCACGACGTCACCGTGGTCGACGCCGCCGACGCACCCGGCGGCCTGGTGCGCACCGAGGAACTGACCGCCGGCGACGGATCGGTCCACCGGTTCGACACCGGCGCCACGATCCTCACCATGCCCGAGCTGGCCCTCGACGCCGTCGCCGCCGGCGGTGGGGACCGGGCCGCCGCGGCCGCCGCCCTCGACCTGCGGCCGGTCGACCCCTCTTATGTCGCGCGGTTCGCCGACGGCGCGCAGCTGGCGGTCGCCGGCGGGCGGGCCGACCGCATCCGCGAGATCGCCGCGGTCTTCGGCACCGAGACCGCCGACGGCGCGGACCGGCTCACCGATTGGCTCGAACGGCTCTACCGGATCGAATTCGACGCCTTTATAGACCGCAACCACGACGGGCTCGCCGACTTCGTCCGCGGCGACCTGCGGGCCGCGACGACCGCCTTGGTGCGCCACGGCGCCGTGCGGGGACTGACCGGCGCGATCAACCGGTTCGTCACCGACGACCGGTTGCAGCGCGTGTACTCCTTCCAATCCCTCTACGCCGGGGTACCGCCGGCCCGCGCCGCCGCGATCTACGGGGTGATCGCCCACATGGACATCGGGATGGGCGTGAGTTATCCGGCCACCGGTATGGGCCGGTTGGGCGAGGTGCTGGCCGAAGCGCTGACCGCCGCGGGCGGCGGGCTGCGCCTGGCCACGCGCGCCACCGCGCTGCACCACGACGACCGCCGGATCACCGGCGTGACCGTGGTCGGCCCGGCCGGGGACACCGAGGTGGTGCGCGCCGATGCCGTGGTCGCCGCCTGCGGCGCCGTCGGGCTGCGTCGGCTGCTCGCCCCGCTGCGGCGCCGCCCGGCGAAAGACCGGATCCGGTATTCGCCCAGCGCGGTCGTCGCCCACCTCGCCGTCGCCGAATCGGCCACCGCACAGTGGCCCGGGGACCACCACACCATCGACTTCGGCCACGAGTGGGAGCAGACCTTCGCCGAGATCGCGCCCCGCCGACCCGGTCGCGGGTCGGTGATGAGCGACCCGTCGGTGCTGATGACCCGGCCCGCCGTCACGTCGCCGGGGTTCACCGCGGCCGGCCGCGAATCCGTGTCGGTCCTGTGGCCGTGCCCGAACCTGGTCGCGGCGCCGCTGCCATGGCCGGAGACGGCGCCGGCCTATGTCGCCGAGTCGCTGGGGCGGCTCGGACGCCGCGGATACCCGGGTATCGACGCCGCCGAAGTGCTGCGCATCGACACCCCGTCGTCGTGGTCGGCGCGCGGCTATTCGGCGGGGACACCGTTCGCCGCGGCGCACACCGTGACCCAGACCGGCCCGCTGCGGACCCGCAACCTGTCCCGAGACTGGTCGAACCTGGTGATCGCCGGCGCCGACACCGTGCCCGGAGTGGGCATTCCGCCGGTCTTGGTCTCCGGGCGGCTGGCCGCCGACCGCATCACCGAGTTGCCCGCTCGGGAACGTCGATGAGCTCGGCCCGCACCGTCGCGCCCGGCGGGGACGCCTACGATCGCACCGTGGCGACGCAGGAGACTCGGTGGTGGCGGCAGTGGGAGTTCCCCGTCGGCACACTGGGGTCCATCCTCGTCGCGCTCGGCGCGTTCGGGGTTGCCGACATCCCGCGGATCAACACGGTCGCACAAAACGCCGGGTGGGCGTGGATCACCTACGGCCACGGCAAAACCCTTGCCGCAGTGACGTTCTGGACCGGAGTGGCCGTCCTCGTCTACTGCTGGGTCCGGATCGGGCG
Proteins encoded:
- the mraZ gene encoding division/cell wall cluster transcriptional repressor MraZ; translated protein: MSSQRLVGTYTPKLDDKGRLTLPAKFRDALAGGVMVTRNQDNSLAVYRLEDFDVIAERTRAASRNNPQARAFQRYFFASADEQRPDGQGRISLSPDHRKYAGLTKECVVIGSFDHLEIWDAQTWEAYQADHEEDFSAAGSEAFETLL
- a CDS encoding DUF3040 domain-containing protein, producing the protein MPLSEHEQRMLDQIENALYADDPKFASTVHRGGRAPSRRRLQAVAIFLVGLALLVGGIVAGVHVGGFPILSLIGFLVMFAAGLLALRGGKPSLKSVDGGAGPTRPAAPARSFSERMEDRFNRRFTEE
- a CDS encoding SAV_6107 family HEPN domain-containing protein, producing the protein MATTNAAVDHRVVLDAHRLLDQAVRIADEGDVVAGNAERLRLYYLASLRAAGSILTVLESRRRAPRGQRSAWVRLGAQARATADDGGLAAAAEFFAAHSGVRHRIETGLVTDVDQAVVARMRVRLTAFLAIGEAVLADYEQGRTPLAAPSQQRSA
- a CDS encoding GNAT family N-acetyltransferase, translated to MDVRVVRLYGGDSHRWLDPALNVYVTAMGYPRGIEAQRRALWRDHIARPGWSAFGAVASLDTDRTGGTWLRRSTTAHSLHQRRLDPVAARGETRAEVLVGIAYGYRGAPDQWWNQQLRTGLRQAGCPADEAARVLADYFELTELHVHPDAQGGGVGQALLSALLADRTEARVLLSTPEVVGEANRAWSLYRRFGFSDVLRNFTFVGDPRPFAFLGRELPLPVAGRQTQDPVGQR
- a CDS encoding phytoene desaturase family protein, with the translated sequence MSRDYDAIIIGAGHNGLIAAAYLARAGRSVCVLERDSIPGGAVSTVERFPGYAVDRGSSAHIMIRHTPILDELDLPRFGLRYIDCDPWAFAPAENDDDEAIVFQRDLAATCASIERSCGRADADAYGAFVARWAPRARATMAAFNREPTPSRFATVFARPGWRTPSARRSVVGRLSSMSQDMLGSGDALLDRWFDSERLKAALAWFGAQSGPPTDLPGTAPMVGFAALMHDMPPGRAVGGSGALTAALVARLRADGGDLITDSAAVALTATGRQWEVSSADGTVHRARHVVAACHITTTLGLLQAGGYPAADLDRWRRSIVVGNGIGIAVRLGTTALPDYRGTPDGLPAHGLHSGLGLLTSDRAHLRRAHAAAAVGELPTRPVALPMGFSALDPSIAPPGRHLLNVWAQWHPFHLSAGRSWADEAQRAADAVIDEIDRYAPGFGSTIEHRYIQTPADLESELGMPAGNIMHVEMSIDQMFGWRPHPDLAGRSVPGARGLVLAGASTHPGGGVTGTSGRLAARAILRRR
- a CDS encoding LppM family (lipo)protein; translation: MSKPVSGPPPSRLLAVIGAALLLVPMLAGCLTRSETVGDRFSGEIIVATAGDNPRGVPRLDIPQSMSSQISLSDFTGTISPDGTVSAQSPESSPTPEPQPQRGPTKMGTRAVYSSLTAGQFSQLGDIIAAAFSGTNAAMDLTTVRSGNAVRMTGTADFTDLVEGRDVVYFSVTFNGEIGGTNGINARDDTAAWVIPAGKSSDLNADARYPDPASAAVPSWSIFVTVLCLATVGFVAWYARRERKADTTPRPGAPAR
- a CDS encoding polyprenyl synthetase family protein, with translation MTDADLVDRVQHRLAGLFDDARADADRIGAPVREATDSLADFVLLGGKRVRPLFADAGRAVAHGVAGAAPLPDDSDDDIVTLGAALELVQACALVHDDIIDASDTRRGNPTVHRVFAARHRAGDWQGDPDRFGESVAILVGDLALAWADDLATGLPARIAPAWRTMRTEVLAGQLLDIGSEARRDESLDAALRVIVYKTAGYTVARPLQLGAVLGGADDRLVGDLRAIGLDLGLAFQLRDDLLGVYGDPAVTGKPSGDDLVTGKRTVLVAEGFDRADGHGAARLRGLLGTDLTDEDLADARAILTDSGAQRAVESRIDAALASALHGIDALPTSDGARAQLAALAHRITHRAS
- the crtI gene encoding phytoene desaturase family protein — its product is MAALRRVPGPTEHVVVIGAGLAGLSAALYLRGAGHDVTVVDAADAPGGLVRTEELTAGDGSVHRFDTGATILTMPELALDAVAAGGGDRAAAAAALDLRPVDPSYVARFADGAQLAVAGGRADRIREIAAVFGTETADGADRLTDWLERLYRIEFDAFIDRNHDGLADFVRGDLRAATTALVRHGAVRGLTGAINRFVTDDRLQRVYSFQSLYAGVPPARAAAIYGVIAHMDIGMGVSYPATGMGRLGEVLAEALTAAGGGLRLATRATALHHDDRRITGVTVVGPAGDTEVVRADAVVAACGAVGLRRLLAPLRRRPAKDRIRYSPSAVVAHLAVAESATAQWPGDHHTIDFGHEWEQTFAEIAPRRPGRGSVMSDPSVLMTRPAVTSPGFTAAGRESVSVLWPCPNLVAAPLPWPETAPAYVAESLGRLGRRGYPGIDAAEVLRIDTPSSWSARGYSAGTPFAAAHTVTQTGPLRTRNLSRDWSNLVIAGADTVPGVGIPPVLVSGRLAADRITELPARERR